One Schistocerca cancellata isolate TAMUIC-IGC-003103 chromosome 1, iqSchCanc2.1, whole genome shotgun sequence genomic region harbors:
- the LOC126166989 gene encoding dynein axonemal light chain 4-like gives MSESEGKKEEAETKKIIHTYPLVRHCDMIDEMRGEAMELCVTACEKHAANNEMAARMIKEAMDKKFGPSWHAVVGEGYGFEISYECKNLLYMFFGGNVGVCVWKCS, from the exons ATGAGCGAGTCAGAAGGGAAGAAAGAAGaggcagaaacaaagaaaattatcCATACGTATCCATTAGTAAGG CACTGCGATATGATTGACGAGATGAGAGGAGAAGCAATGGAACTTTGTGTAACAGCATGTGAGAAGCATGCTGCGAACAACGAA ATGGCTGCTCGCATGATTAAGGAGGCAATGGATAAAAAGTTTGGACCATCCTGGCATGCTGTTGTTGGTGAAGGCTATGGCTTTGAAATATCTTATGAGTGCAAGAATCTTTTGTACATGTTTTTTGGTGGTAATGTTGGTGTCTGTGTTTGGAAATGCTCTTGA